Proteins from a single region of Nocardiopsis dassonvillei subsp. dassonvillei DSM 43111:
- a CDS encoding aldo/keto reductase — protein MTDLHATPHIARESGTFAIGGDLPVHRLGFGAMRIVGEGVWGPPRDRDEALAVLRRAVELGVNFIDTADSYGPQISEQLIREALYPYADDLVIGTKAGFARTGPAQWHILGRPEYLKQQVELSLRNLGLERIDLLQLHRIDPEVPLADQLGALVELREQGKIRHIGLSEVTVDELSAARAVTPVASVQNQYAPSFRQSEDVLEQCEKDGTAFLPWAPVGRGELAGPGSPLTAMAAEHGVTPVQLSLAWLLHRSPVMLPIPGTSRVAHLEENTAAAAVRLTEAETERISQYLGT, from the coding sequence GTGACCGACCTACACGCCACACCACACATCGCCCGGGAGTCGGGAACCTTCGCCATCGGCGGCGACCTGCCGGTGCACCGCCTGGGCTTCGGGGCGATGCGCATCGTCGGCGAGGGGGTGTGGGGGCCGCCCCGCGACCGCGACGAGGCGCTGGCCGTGCTGCGGCGCGCGGTCGAGCTGGGCGTGAACTTCATCGACACCGCCGACTCCTACGGCCCCCAGATCAGCGAACAGCTGATCCGCGAGGCGCTCTACCCCTACGCCGACGACCTGGTCATCGGCACCAAGGCGGGTTTCGCGCGCACCGGACCGGCGCAGTGGCACATACTGGGCCGCCCCGAGTACCTCAAGCAGCAGGTGGAGCTGAGCCTGCGCAACCTGGGGCTGGAGAGGATCGACCTGCTCCAGCTGCACAGGATCGACCCCGAGGTGCCGCTGGCCGACCAACTGGGCGCCCTGGTGGAGCTGCGCGAACAGGGCAAGATCCGCCACATCGGACTGAGCGAGGTGACGGTGGACGAGCTGTCCGCCGCCCGCGCGGTCACGCCGGTGGCGTCGGTGCAGAACCAGTACGCGCCGTCGTTCCGCCAGTCCGAGGACGTGCTGGAACAGTGCGAGAAGGACGGGACGGCCTTCCTGCCCTGGGCGCCGGTCGGGCGCGGCGAGCTGGCGGGGCCGGGTTCCCCGCTGACCGCGATGGCGGCTGAACACGGGGTGACCCCGGTGCAGCTGTCCCTGGCCTGGCTCCTGCACCGCTCGCCGGTCATGCTGCCGATCCCGGGCACGTCGCGGGTGGCGCACCTGGAGGAGAACACGGCCGCCGCCGCGGTGCGGCTGACGGAGGCCGAGACCGAGCGCATCAGCCAGTACCTGGGCACCTGA